One window of Salmo salar chromosome ssa11, Ssal_v3.1, whole genome shotgun sequence genomic DNA carries:
- the LOC106562003 gene encoding histamine H3 receptor, which translates to MGTMQPESLLMGAGSSMAVTSHWKSNEMLNWSVVTQGNATALGNMEMPANPRSHYGQFSPSTSVFLAVLMTLLVFATVLGNALVILAFVVEKSLRTQGNFFFFNLAIADLLVGGFCIPAYIPYVITGEWRLGRGLCKIWLVVDYTLCTASVFNIVLISFDRFISVTRAVSYRCQKGVTREAVLKMMSVWLAAFLLYGPAIIIWEYIAGSSVVPDKECHAEFYFNWYFLMTASTVEFFTPFVTVMYFNISIYINIRRRNQVRDEQPVEGPGDCEMEALKTGDQHVFFVRPVEGEAPRIPNNAARLGGILSTAKVSAVTGNSKHERSKDSSILDLPPLQVGDMDQHSRRTRFQSAEHSFSKQRSRSEVAASRFRLSKDKKVAKSLAVIVCVFGLCWAPYTLLMIIRAACHAQCVQHYLYEISFWLLWVNSSINPVLYPLCHTSFRKAFRKLLCTTKIKIQPQYMEQMY; encoded by the exons ATGGGGACCATGCAACCCGAATCTTTATTGATGGGTGCTGGATCTTCCATGGCCGTCACTTCGCATTGGAAATCGAATGAGATGCTCAACTGGTCTGTGGTTACCCAGGGAAACGCCACAGCGCTTGGTAATATGGAGATGCCTGCGAACCCGCGTTCGCATTATGGACAATTCTCTCCGTCTACCTCGGTGTTCTTGGCCGTGCTCATGACGCTTCTGGTCTTCGCCACTGTGCTAGGCAACGCACTTGTAATATTAGCCTTTGTGGTGGAGAAAAGTTTACGAACTCAAGGGAACTTTTTCTTTTTTAATTTGGCCATTGCCGACTTACTCGTTG GAGGCTTTTGCATTCCTGCTTATATCCCCTATGTCATTACCGGCGAGTGGAGACTCGGACGAGGTCTGTGCAAGATATGGCTGGTGGTGGACTATACTTTATGCACGGCATCAGTGTTCAACATCGTCCTGATCAGCTTCGACAGATTTATATCTGTCACCCGAGCG GTGAGCTACAGGTGTCAGAAAGGTGTGACCCGGGAGGCTGTTCTGAAGATGATGAGCGTGTGGCTGGCTGCTTTCCTACTCTATGGGCCAGCGATCATTATCTGGGAGTACATCGCTGGTAGTAGCGTGGTGCCCGACAAAGAGTGCCACGCTGAGTTTTACTTCAACTGGTATTTCTTGATGACAGCATCCACCGTAGAGTTTTTCACCCCATTTGTTACCGTCATGTACTTCAACATCAGCATCTACATCAACATCAGGAGGCGGAACCAGGTGAGGGATGAGCAGCCTGTCGAGGGGCCTGGGGACTGTGAGATGGAGGCCCTGAAAACTGGAGATCAGCATGTATTCTTCGTCAGACCAGTGGAAGGTGAAGCTCCAAGGATCCCGAACAATGCTGCCAGGTTAGGAGGTATTCTATCTACCGCTAAAGTGTCAGCAGTAACTGGGAACAGCAAACATGAGAGAAGTAAGGACAGCAGTATTCTGGACCTTCCTCCACTGCAAGTGGGCGATATGGACCAGCATTCCAGGAGGACGCGGTTCCAGTCTGCGGAGCACTCGTTCAGTAAACAGCGCAGCCGATCTGAAGTAGCTGCCAGTCGTTTCCGTCTCTCAAAGGACAAGAAGGTTGCCAAGTCCCTGgcagtgattgtgtgtgtgtttggcctgtGCTGGGCTCCCTACACACTGTTAATGATCATCCGTGCAGCGTGTCATGCCCAATGTGTCCAGCACTACCTGTATGAAATCTCATTCTGGCTACTGTGGGTCAACTCCTCCATCAACCCTGTCCTTTACCCACTGTGTCATACCAGCTTCAGAAAGGCTTTCAGAAAACTGCTTTGTACCACCAAGATTAAAATTCAGCCACAGTATATGGAGCAAATGTATTAA
- the LOC106562005 gene encoding SHC SH2 domain-binding protein 1 — translation MAEEDGCSSMTEPQLEAGETAADGMISIADSISCESGQNKTDKVDLESNVELEEDVRDFNWRQEDVVRQELFQNEEEDDDDDGDSGTAYFNPDMAGTRLQRAERIGDASLPDTFQTNELLYYERFKAYQDYMLGDCKTSEVKAFTADYLEKVLEPCDWQAQWCTDVFDVLVEVVDVNYKALKAQVKLVVPLQCETRGCELTEEAMNILLEATLHKVPLQELRVVFDESGDFDQTALALEHLRFFYKHIWRQWDDEDEDDDFDYFVRCVEPRLRLFYDILEDRVPAGLVAEYYSLLARCSQKFQEFSSLRNGISSDSESELDNVSMVEGLRMYEQMEALKRKLRIIENPLLRYVLGYKVNSGQQSCRAKGPRASGGRMVHVVSVSTTVSQLQSLMADKLGPKFSGEEFEVQFHSEPLLAVSACYEGDVVIVLPGHYNVTSSISIPDSISVEGFGLPDEVVIEKKNKGDSFVESTGADVKISNVKFIQHDAIEGILCVRQGKLEMENCVLQCETTGVIVRTSAHLTMNMCDLYGSKGAGVEIYPGSVCSMVGNGIHHCKEGILIKDFADEMDTMPKITMVNNVIHNNEGYGVILVKPSDATAAQGEAAQEDTPSDEQLDKEEGKEEMKGEGTLQVDVPVIVVDDCSVKEPVSYSSCYVVPPEFTEGNDAIKRELVATSAKKQRRQKSRLKELGVTQADDNLLSQEMFVSIQDNQFRRNGMGSFGTFLY, via the exons ATGGCTGAAGAAGACGGTTGTTCATCTATGACGGAGCCTCAGCTTGAAGCAGGAGAAACGGCGGCGGATGGAATGATTTCGATAGCAGATTCAATTTCTTGTGAAAGTGGACAGAACAAGACAGACAAAGTGGATTTGGAGTCAAATGTCGAATTAGAAGAGGATGTCAGAGATTTTAATTGGCGACAAGAAGATGTTGTCAGACAAG AACTTTTCcaaaatgaggaggaggatgatgatgatgatggtgacagCGGCACAGCTTACTTCAACCCTGATATGGCTGGTACTCGGTTGCAACGTGCCGAACGCATAGGAGATGCCTCCCTTCCTGACACCTTTCAGACAAATGAACTGCTTTATTACGAGAGATTCAAAGCCTATCAAGACTACATGCTAG GTGATTGTAAAACATCCGAGGTGAAGGCCTTCACAGCTGACTACCTGGAGAAAGTTCTGGAGCCTTGTGACTGGCAGGCACAGTGGTGCACAGACGTTTTTGATGTGCTAGTGGAG GTGGTGGATGTGAACTATAAGGCTCTGAAAGCCCAGGTCAAGCTAGTGGTGCCCCTGCAGTGTGAGACGAGAGGCTGCGAGCTGACAGAGGAGGCCATGAACATTCTCCTGGAGGCCACGCTGCACAAAGTGCCTCTGCAGGAGCTCCGTGTGGTGTTTGATGAGTCTGGGGACTTTGACCAGACTGCACTGGCACTTGAGCACCTCCG GTTTTTCTACAAACACATCTGGAGACAGTGGGACGACGAGGACGAGGATGATGACTTTGACTACTTTGTCAGATGTGTGGAGCCCCGCCTCAGGCT GTTTTATGATATTCTGGAGGATCGGGTGCCTGCTGGACTTGTGGCAGAGTATTACTCTCTTTTGGCACGCTGCTCTCAAAAGTTCCAGGAGTTTTCTAGCCTGCGGAACGGTATCAGCAGCGACTCTGAGTCGGAGCTGGACAACGTGTCCATGGTGGAGGGCCTAAGGATGTACGAGCAGATGGAGGCCCTGAAGCGCAAACTCCGGATCATCGAGAACCCGCTGCTCAG GTATGTGCTGGGATACAAGGTGAACTCAGGGCAGCAGTCGTGCAGGGCCAAGGGGCCTCGCGCCTCAGGCGGCCGGATGGTCCACGTCGTGTCTGTCTCCACCACAGTCAGCCAGCTGCAGAGCCTGATGGCAGACAAGCTTGGGCCCAAATTCTCAGGGGAAGAGTTTGAAGTACAG TTTCACAGTGAGCCCCTGCTGGCTGTGAGTGCCTGCTACGAGGGAGACGTGGTCATCGTCCTTCCAGGACATTACAATGTCACCAGCTCCATCAGTATCCCAGACTCCATATCAGTGGAAG GGTTTGGTCTACCTGATGAGGTGGTGATTGAGAAGAAGAACAAAGGGGACTCGTTTGTGGAGTCGACAGGGGCCGACGTGAAGATCTCCAACGTCAAGTTCATCCAGCACGACGCTATCGAAGGCATCCTCT GCGTACGTCAGGGTAAGCTGGAGATGGAGAACTGTGTCCTTCAGTGCGAGACGACAGGTGTCATTGTGCGGACGTCAGCCCACCTGACCATGAACATGTGTGACCTCTACGGCTCTAAG GGAGCTGGTGTGGAGATTTACCCTGGCAGTGTCTGCAGTATGGTGGGAAATGGCATACATCACTGCAAAGAAGGGATCCTGATCAAG GACTTTGCTGATGAGATGGACACCATGCCCAAGATCACCATGGTGAACAACGTGATCCACAACAACGAGGGATACGGAGTGATCCTGGTCAAACCTAGTGATGCTACAGCTGCACAGGGCGAGGCTGCACAGGAAGATACCCCTTCAG ATGAGCAACTGGATAAagaagaggggaaagaggagatgaAGGGCGAGGGGACGCTGCAGGTGGACGTGCCCGTCATCGTGGTGGACGACTGCTCTGTGAAGGAACCAGTCTCCTATTCGTCTTGTTACGTCGTTCCTCCGGAGTTCACGGAGGGCAACGATGCCATCAAGAGGGAGCTGGTGGCCACGTCAGCCAAGAAGCAGCGACGCCAGAAGAGCAGACTGAAGGAGCTGGGAGTGACCCAGGCAGATGACAACCTGCTCTCCCAGGAGATGTTTGTCTCCATACAGGACAACCAGTTCAGGAGAAACGGCATGGGCAGCTTCGGCACCTTCTTATACTGA